From the Chloroflexus aurantiacus J-10-fl genome, one window contains:
- a CDS encoding glycosyltransferase family 4 protein yields MRILCALTYYRPYTSGLTIYVERLARGLARRGHQVTVLTSQYDPSLPKLEWLDGVRVIRAPVLARISKGVLMPTFGWLATRLALEHDAMSLHLPQFDAPGLALRGRLLKQPVVLTYHSDLKLPPGMLNRVANRVVDVANQAAAALATRIVAYTQDFADHSPYLRRWRTKVTIIPPPVEVAEIPESEIDAFRRRWNLQGPVIGMAARLAAEKGVEVLLAALPRILAVYPTARVLFAGPHEHVLGEEAYARRLAPLFAQFRDHWTFLGTLDPREMAAFFPNLDVLVVPSLNSTETFGLVQVEAMLCGTPTVASNLPGVRQPPLMTGMGKVVPIGDATALAEAILEIIGNRTAYVRPREEIAALFSTERTVIEYENLFRQLGVADRV; encoded by the coding sequence ATGCGAATACTCTGTGCCCTGACCTACTATCGTCCCTACACCAGTGGTCTTACCATCTATGTTGAACGACTGGCTCGTGGCCTGGCCCGTCGTGGTCATCAGGTGACGGTGCTGACCTCGCAGTACGATCCGAGTCTGCCAAAGCTTGAATGGCTCGATGGTGTGCGTGTGATTCGTGCCCCAGTCCTGGCCCGGATTAGCAAGGGTGTGCTGATGCCAACATTTGGCTGGCTGGCAACCCGACTCGCTCTCGAACATGATGCGATGAGTCTCCATTTGCCGCAGTTTGATGCACCGGGACTGGCGTTACGCGGTCGTCTCTTGAAACAGCCGGTTGTGCTGACATACCACAGTGACCTGAAATTACCCCCCGGTATGTTGAACCGGGTAGCCAATCGCGTGGTTGACGTTGCCAATCAGGCGGCTGCTGCACTGGCAACTCGCATCGTAGCGTATACGCAGGACTTCGCCGATCACTCACCGTATCTTCGGCGCTGGCGCACAAAAGTGACTATCATCCCGCCGCCGGTTGAGGTAGCCGAGATTCCGGAGTCAGAGATTGACGCATTTCGCCGACGCTGGAATCTTCAGGGGCCGGTGATCGGCATGGCTGCCCGCCTGGCGGCTGAAAAAGGGGTTGAAGTGCTGTTGGCAGCACTCCCGCGCATCCTGGCCGTGTATCCGACGGCACGTGTTCTCTTTGCCGGGCCGCACGAACATGTCCTCGGCGAAGAGGCATACGCTCGACGGCTGGCACCGCTATTTGCCCAATTTCGCGATCACTGGACATTTCTCGGCACCCTCGATCCACGGGAGATGGCAGCGTTTTTTCCAAATCTCGATGTACTGGTCGTGCCATCGCTCAACTCAACCGAAACCTTTGGTCTGGTACAGGTCGAAGCAATGCTCTGCGGCACACCAACGGTTGCCAGTAACCTACCCGGTGTACGCCAGCCACCACTGATGACCGGTATGGGGAAGGTCGTCCCAATTGGCGATGCAACTGCGCTGGCCGAAGCTATTCTTGAGATTATTGGTAATCGCACCGCTTATGTACGGCCACGCGAAGAAATAGCAGCGCTCTTCAGTACAGAGCGTACCGTCATTGAATACGAGAACCTCTTCCGCCAGTTAGGAGTCGCCGACCGGGTATGA
- a CDS encoding class I SAM-dependent methyltransferase translates to MPDYLRPHLLTLPIHRAMIRSIEARLFAELAPDLPEPILDIGSGDGTFVQISLPNKRIIGIDPRKADTHEAARRGVYAALCVADGAALPFADQSFAAAISNCVLEHVQPLDQTLREVARVVRPGAPFVASVVGDRFPRELLGTWLLDRLGFDGSSIYGRWFNRISYHYNTLSRAEWTERFTRAGFTVEVCRPYMSDAALKLFDLSHYYGAPSLITRALTGRWLIAPPFTPNLLWEPILRRIYEAPAPADAPCYFFVLRRRHD, encoded by the coding sequence ATGCCTGACTACTTACGACCACATTTGCTCACATTGCCCATACATCGGGCGATGATCCGTTCTATAGAAGCACGACTGTTTGCTGAACTGGCACCTGATTTGCCGGAACCCATCCTTGATATTGGCTCCGGTGACGGAACATTTGTTCAGATTTCTCTGCCCAACAAGCGGATCATTGGTATTGATCCACGCAAAGCCGACACGCACGAAGCGGCACGGCGAGGTGTTTATGCAGCATTGTGTGTGGCCGATGGTGCTGCCCTACCGTTCGCTGATCAATCGTTTGCTGCGGCAATCTCAAATTGTGTGCTTGAACACGTACAGCCGCTTGATCAAACCCTACGGGAAGTGGCACGAGTTGTTCGTCCTGGAGCCCCGTTTGTTGCCTCAGTCGTGGGTGATCGTTTCCCACGGGAATTACTCGGCACGTGGCTGCTTGATCGGTTGGGATTTGATGGTAGTAGCATCTATGGACGCTGGTTCAACCGTATTTCATATCATTACAACACGCTCAGCAGAGCTGAATGGACAGAACGCTTTACCCGTGCAGGCTTCACCGTAGAGGTCTGCCGACCATATATGAGTGATGCAGCCCTAAAGTTGTTTGATCTCAGTCACTACTACGGTGCGCCGAGCCTGATCACACGTGCGCTAACGGGGCGCTGGTTGATAGCACCACCCTTTACGCCTAATCTCCTGTGGGAACCGATCCTGCGTCGGATTTATGAGGCACCTGCGCCAGCCGATGCACCATGCTACTTTTTTGTTCTGCGGAGGCGTCATGACTGA